From a region of the Methanolinea sp. genome:
- a CDS encoding metallophosphoesterase, whose product MNLGFFGKGPALLVTNTKRVLVVADLHLGIESDLARHGLHFRSRSQERLERLEACITDASPDLLLILGDLKHGVPLTSRQEFREIPGIIERLRSHVAVQIVPGNHDAGIEKFFEPGEILPKEGAVVDGTGYVHGHMYPDPSLAGLLIIAGHHHPLASLKDEVGCAMRSPVYLFSPVDEQCLGFPPGDRMLTRTLFMPAFNELSGYDLVRTAREPFSPLSRCIRWEAAEIFLPDGTFIGPISSLEEHGTDQVP is encoded by the coding sequence ATGAACCTCGGCTTTTTTGGGAAAGGGCCGGCGCTGCTGGTCACCAATACGAAACGGGTGCTGGTGGTCGCAGACCTTCACCTGGGAATTGAATCCGACCTGGCCCGCCACGGGCTGCATTTCCGGAGCAGGAGCCAGGAGCGGCTGGAACGGCTCGAGGCCTGCATCACGGATGCCAGCCCCGACCTCCTCCTCATCCTGGGCGATCTGAAGCATGGCGTTCCGCTCACTTCCCGCCAGGAGTTCCGGGAGATCCCGGGGATCATAGAACGGCTCAGATCCCATGTGGCGGTGCAGATCGTCCCGGGCAACCACGATGCCGGCATTGAGAAGTTTTTCGAGCCTGGCGAGATACTGCCGAAAGAAGGGGCCGTGGTCGACGGGACAGGGTATGTTCACGGGCATATGTATCCTGACCCGTCGCTTGCCGGCCTCCTGATAATCGCCGGTCACCACCACCCGCTGGCCAGCCTCAAAGACGAGGTGGGCTGTGCCATGCGGTCCCCGGTCTACCTTTTCTCACCAGTGGATGAGCAGTGCCTGGGATTTCCTCCCGGGGATCGCATGCTCACCCGGACACTGTTCATGCCGGCCTTCAACGAGCTGTCCGGCTATGACCTGGTGCGCACGGCCCGGGAACCGTTCTCCCCCCTGTCCCGCTGTATCAGGTGGGAGGCAGCCGAGATCTTTCTCCCAGATGGAACCTTCATCGGTCCGATCTCGTCCCTGGAGGAGCATGGAACAGACCAGGTACCTTGA